The sequence CAACAATATTTTTAGGATTAGAAATAATTTTTTTAAATCCTAAATTTAAAATTTCCTTTGGTTTCTCAATCCGATAGCAATCAATATGATAGAAATTTTTAAATTTTGAATTCCTAATTTTAAACCTCTTCAAAATTAAAAAAGAGGGGCTTAAAATTTTCTCTTTTATTCCCAGGCCTTTGGCAAATCCTTGCAAAAAAGTGGTTTTTCCCCCTCCTAAATCTCCTTCTAAACAAATCGAGAAGGCTTTTTCTCCAAGAGAAGTTTTTAAGATCTCTTTAGCTAAAATTTCTCCCAATTTTTTAGTCTGAAAAGAAGAAGTAGTTAAAAATTTGACCATTTTAAAAGAATAAGATATGCTGAAATAATTTAAAAGATTATCTATTTATATTTTAATTGATGGAAGAGATTTCTTCAAAAATTACTGGGGAAGTGATAATTCCTCCAACCACCCTGAACGAAGTTAAAGAAGAGGTAAAGAATATTCTTGATTTTAAGAAAAAAATTGAGAAATTTTTAACCAAAAAGGTTACCGAGCTCCTGGAAGTCATTTTAGGGGGAGCAATAAATCTTGATTCCTCAGATATTCATATTGAACCAGAAGAAGAGCAAGCTAAGCTTAGAACGAGAATTGATGGGGTTTTACATGATGTAATGACTTTAGATTTAAAAATATATAAAACTCTTCTTTCTCGAATTAAACTTCTTTCCGGAATTAAACTCAATATCACTGACCGACCACAAGATGGTCGTTTTACTATTTTAATGGAGAAAACGACAATCGAAATTAGGGCCTCGACCTTACCGGCTGAATATGGAGAATCAATTGTTCTTAGACTTCTAAATCCAAAGAGTCTAATTGAAATTGAGACATTGGGTCTGAGAAAAGACTTAGTAGAAATATTTAAAAAGGAAATTAAAAGGCCAAATGGGATGATTATTGTTACCGGACCTACCGGCTCTGGAAAAACAACCACTCTCTATGCTGTTTTAAAAAGAATTAATAAGCCAGAAATCAAAATTATTACTATTGAGGACCCGGTCGAATATCACCTTAAAGGACTTTCTCAAACTCAAGTGGATTCAGCAAAAGGCTATGATTTTGCTAAAGGACTAAGGTCTATTATGAGGCAGGATCCAGATGTGATTTTAGTAGGGGAGATTAGAGACTTAGAAACAGCTGAAATTGCTCTTCAGGCCGCTTTAACCGG is a genomic window of Patescibacteria group bacterium containing:
- the tsaE gene encoding tRNA (adenosine(37)-N6)-threonylcarbamoyltransferase complex ATPase subunit type 1 TsaE codes for the protein MVKFLTTSSFQTKKLGEILAKEILKTSLGEKAFSICLEGDLGGGKTTFLQGFAKGLGIKEKILSPSFLILKRFKIRNSKFKNFYHIDCYRIEKPKEILNLGFKKIISNPKNIVAIEWADKIEKILPGDKLTLKFKFEGKNIRKIVLK
- a CDS encoding type II/IV secretion system protein — translated: MEEISSKITGEVIIPPTTLNEVKEEVKNILDFKKKIEKFLTKKVTELLEVILGGAINLDSSDIHIEPEEEQAKLRTRIDGVLHDVMTLDLKIYKTLLSRIKLLSGIKLNITDRPQDGRFTILMEKTTIEIRASTLPAEYGESIVLRLLNPKSLIEIETLGLRKDLVEIFKKEIKRPNGMIIVTGPTGSGKTTTLYAVLKRINKPEIKIITIEDPVEYHLKGLSQTQVDSAKGYDFAKGLRSIMRQDPDVILVGEIRDLETAEIALQAALTGHLVFSTLHTNDAAGAVARLVDLGVRPISIAPAINMVVAQRLPRRICKKCVKFVSPSPIDLKKIKKGLTGVPKKILPLSFTNPNLKIPQAKGCKDCNFTGYRGRIGIYETFLIDDEMEKFILTSPSIVATRELAIKKGMVLMHGDGLIKVLEGITTIEEVERVTGE